A single region of the Variovorax paradoxus genome encodes:
- the rplA gene encoding 50S ribosomal protein L1, translating to MSKITKKQKALAGKVDSNKLYPLADAIGLVKEAATAKFDESIDVAVQLGIDAKKSDQVVRGAVVLPNGTGKTKRVAVFAQGAKADEAKAAGADIVGMDDLAAMVKAGDMPFDVVIAAPDAMRVVGTLGQILGPRGLMPNPKVGTVTPDVATAVKNAKAGQVQFRVDKAGIVHGTIGRRSFDTDKLQGNLAALIDALVKAKPATSKGVYLRKVAVSSTMGLGVRVDTQTISAS from the coding sequence ATGTCCAAGATCACCAAGAAGCAAAAAGCGCTCGCAGGCAAGGTCGACAGCAACAAGCTGTACCCGCTGGCTGACGCCATCGGCCTCGTGAAGGAAGCCGCCACCGCCAAGTTCGACGAATCGATCGACGTGGCCGTGCAGCTCGGCATCGACGCGAAGAAGTCTGACCAGGTCGTGCGTGGCGCCGTCGTGCTGCCCAACGGCACCGGCAAGACCAAGCGCGTGGCCGTGTTCGCCCAGGGCGCCAAGGCTGACGAAGCCAAGGCCGCCGGCGCCGACATCGTCGGCATGGACGACCTCGCTGCAATGGTCAAGGCTGGCGACATGCCTTTCGACGTCGTGATTGCCGCCCCTGACGCGATGCGCGTGGTCGGTACGCTCGGCCAGATCCTCGGCCCGCGCGGCCTGATGCCCAACCCCAAGGTTGGCACCGTGACCCCGGACGTCGCCACGGCTGTGAAGAACGCCAAGGCTGGCCAGGTTCAGTTCCGCGTCGACAAGGCCGGCATCGTGCATGGCACGATCGGCCGCCGTTCGTTCGACACCGACAAGCTGCAAGGCAACCTCGCCGCGCTGATCGACGCTCTGGTCAAGGCCAAGCCGGCGACCAGCAAGGGCGTGTACCTGCGCAAGGTGGCTGTTTCGTCGACCATGGGTCTGGGTGTCCGCGTGGACACGCAAACCATCTCGGCGAGCTAA
- the tuf gene encoding elongation factor Tu, with protein MAKGKFTRTKPHVNVGTIGHVDHGKTTLTAAIATVLSAKFGGEAKAYDQIDAAPEEKARGITINTAHVEYETANRHYAHVDCPGHADYVKNMITGAAQMDGAILVCSAADGPMPQTREHILLARQVGVGYIIVFLNKCDMVDDAELLELVEMEVRELLDKYEFPGDDTPIIHGSAKLALEGDKGKLGEEAIMKLAEALDSYIPTPERAVDGTFLMPVEDVFSISGRGTVVTGAVERGVIKVGEEIEIVGIRPTVKTTCTGVEMFRKLLDQGQAGDNVGVLLRGTKREEVERGQVLCKPGSIKPHTHFTAEVYVLSKDEGGRHTPFFNNYRPQFYFRTTDVTGAIELPKDKEMVMPGDNVSITVKLINPIAMEEGLRFAIREGGRTVGSGVVAKILDI; from the coding sequence ATGGCAAAAGGTAAATTCACCCGCACCAAGCCGCACGTGAACGTGGGCACGATCGGTCACGTTGACCACGGCAAGACCACGCTGACGGCTGCGATCGCGACGGTGCTGTCGGCCAAGTTCGGCGGCGAAGCCAAGGCCTACGACCAGATCGACGCGGCGCCCGAAGAAAAGGCCCGCGGCATCACCATCAACACCGCCCACGTCGAGTACGAAACGGCCAACCGCCACTACGCCCACGTGGACTGCCCCGGCCACGCCGACTACGTCAAGAACATGATCACCGGCGCAGCCCAGATGGACGGCGCCATTCTCGTGTGCTCGGCCGCCGACGGCCCCATGCCCCAGACCCGCGAGCACATCCTGCTGGCGCGCCAGGTGGGTGTGGGCTACATCATCGTCTTCCTGAACAAGTGCGACATGGTCGACGACGCCGAACTGCTCGAGCTGGTCGAAATGGAAGTGCGCGAACTCCTCGACAAGTACGAGTTCCCTGGCGACGACACCCCCATCATCCACGGCTCGGCCAAGCTCGCCCTCGAAGGCGACAAGGGCAAGCTCGGTGAAGAAGCCATCATGAAGCTGGCCGAGGCCCTCGACAGCTACATCCCGACGCCCGAGCGCGCCGTGGACGGCACCTTCCTGATGCCTGTGGAAGACGTGTTCTCGATCTCCGGCCGCGGCACCGTGGTGACTGGCGCCGTCGAGCGCGGCGTGATCAAGGTCGGCGAGGAAATCGAGATCGTCGGCATTCGCCCGACCGTCAAGACCACCTGCACCGGCGTGGAAATGTTCCGCAAGCTGCTCGACCAAGGTCAAGCGGGCGACAACGTCGGCGTGCTTCTGCGCGGCACCAAGCGCGAAGAAGTCGAGCGCGGCCAAGTGCTGTGCAAGCCCGGCTCGATCAAGCCGCACACGCACTTCACCGCCGAGGTGTACGTGCTGTCCAAGGACGAAGGCGGCCGTCACACGCCGTTCTTCAACAACTACCGTCCGCAGTTCTACTTCCGCACGACGGACGTGACCGGCGCGATCGAGCTGCCCAAGGACAAGGAAATGGTCATGCCTGGCGACAACGTCAGCATCACCGTGAAGCTGATCAACCCGATCGCGATGGAAGAAGGCCTGCGCTTCGCCATCCGTGAAGGCGGCCGCACCGTGGGTTCGGGCGTCGTGGCAAAGATCCTCGACATCTAA
- the rplK gene encoding 50S ribosomal protein L11, translating to MAKKIVGFVKLQVPAGKANPSPPIGPALGQRGLNIMEFCKAFNAQTQSYEPGLALPVVITAFADKSFTFIIKSPPAGVLIKKAIKLDKGSARPHTDKVGKITRAQLEEIAKTKMKDLTAADMDAAVRTIAGTARSMGVNVEGV from the coding sequence ATGGCGAAAAAAATCGTCGGCTTCGTCAAGCTGCAAGTGCCAGCTGGTAAGGCCAACCCATCACCACCCATCGGTCCCGCACTGGGCCAGCGTGGTTTGAACATCATGGAGTTCTGCAAGGCGTTCAATGCGCAAACGCAGAGCTACGAGCCGGGTCTGGCGCTGCCGGTGGTCATCACCGCGTTCGCCGACAAGAGCTTCACCTTCATCATCAAGTCGCCCCCGGCTGGCGTGCTGATCAAGAAGGCGATCAAGCTGGACAAGGGTTCGGCCCGTCCGCACACCGACAAGGTCGGCAAGATCACGCGCGCTCAGCTCGAAGAAATCGCCAAGACCAAGATGAAGGACCTGACGGCCGCCGATATGGACGCCGCGGTTCGCACCATCGCCGGTACTGCCCGTTCGATGGGCGTGAATGTGGAGGGCGTGTAA
- the secE gene encoding preprotein translocase subunit SecE: MATSQIETVSTGADKAKLAVSVLLAVGAIVAFYLLARQGSLVQWAALLVGLAAAVGAFGSSENGRQLWAFGRDSWREVKKVVWPARKEAMQMTAYVFAFVAIMSVFLWLTDKTLEWVFFDLILGWRK; encoded by the coding sequence ATGGCCACTTCTCAAATCGAAACCGTGAGCACGGGCGCCGACAAGGCCAAATTGGCTGTGTCGGTGCTGCTGGCAGTGGGCGCCATCGTGGCGTTCTATCTGCTTGCGCGCCAAGGCTCGCTGGTGCAATGGGCTGCGCTGCTCGTCGGCCTGGCCGCGGCTGTGGGCGCGTTTGGCAGTTCGGAGAATGGCCGCCAGTTGTGGGCCTTTGGCCGCGACTCGTGGCGCGAGGTCAAGAAGGTCGTCTGGCCGGCCCGCAAGGAAGCAATGCAGATGACGGCTTACGTGTTTGCCTTTGTGGCAATCATGTCCGTTTTCCTCTGGCTCACCGACAAGACGCTCGAATGGGTGTTTTTCGACCTCATTCTGGGCTGGAGAAAATAA
- the trpC gene encoding indole-3-glycerol phosphate synthase TrpC, whose translation MSDILDKIIAVKRQEIAAAQKKSPLEVVRFDAESRVLTRDFEGALRAKIAAGEAAVIAEIKKASPSKGVLREDFIPADIAQSYAEGDGEISAACLSVLTDKQFFQGGVDYLKQARASCELPVLRKDFIVDPYQVYESRAMGADAILLIAACLDDAQMKDYEAIARGLGMAVLVEVHDAVELDRALRLRTPLIGVNNRNLRNFEVSIQATIDLLPRLPADRLAVTESGIATREDVATLRAAGVHAFLVGEAFMRAKEPGEALAALFK comes from the coding sequence ATGTCCGACATCCTCGACAAGATCATTGCGGTCAAGCGGCAGGAAATTGCTGCGGCGCAGAAAAAGAGTCCGCTCGAAGTCGTGCGGTTCGACGCCGAGAGCCGCGTGCTGACGCGCGATTTCGAAGGTGCCCTGCGCGCCAAGATCGCTGCCGGCGAGGCCGCGGTGATTGCAGAGATCAAGAAGGCGAGCCCCAGCAAGGGCGTGCTGCGGGAAGACTTCATTCCGGCCGACATCGCACAGAGCTATGCAGAGGGCGACGGAGAAATCAGCGCGGCCTGCCTTTCGGTGCTGACGGACAAGCAGTTCTTCCAGGGCGGGGTCGACTACCTCAAGCAGGCGCGAGCCTCCTGCGAGCTGCCGGTGCTGCGCAAGGATTTCATCGTCGATCCCTACCAGGTGTACGAATCGCGTGCCATGGGCGCCGACGCGATTCTCTTGATTGCGGCCTGCCTCGACGATGCGCAGATGAAAGACTACGAAGCCATTGCACGCGGGCTGGGCATGGCGGTGCTGGTCGAAGTGCACGACGCGGTCGAGCTCGATCGCGCGCTCAGGCTCAGGACGCCGCTCATCGGCGTGAACAACCGCAACCTGCGCAATTTCGAGGTCTCGATCCAGGCCACCATCGACCTGCTGCCACGGTTGCCGGCCGACAGGCTGGCCGTCACCGAATCGGGCATTGCCACGCGTGAAGACGTGGCCACCTTGCGTGCGGCCGGCGTGCATGCCTTCCTGGTCGGCGAGGCCTTCATGCGCGCCAAGGAGCCGGGCGAGGCACTCGCCGCATTGTTCAAATGA
- the rplJ gene encoding 50S ribosomal protein L10: MSLNRSEKEAVISDVTSLAAKAQTLVMAEYRGITVADMTKLRTEARSKGVTLSVLKNTLARRAVAGSAFEVVGDQMTGPLIYGFSEDAVAAAKVVADFAKTNDKLVIRGGAFGGKVLDVEGVKQLANIPSKEVLLSQLLGLMQSPISRTARVLAALAEKRGGGEAAPADAPAEAQAA, encoded by the coding sequence TTGAGTCTGAATCGCAGTGAGAAAGAAGCGGTCATCAGTGATGTGACCAGCCTCGCCGCTAAAGCTCAAACGCTCGTGATGGCGGAATACCGTGGCATCACGGTTGCCGATATGACCAAACTGCGCACCGAAGCTCGCAGCAAGGGTGTGACTCTCAGCGTGTTGAAGAACACGCTGGCACGCCGTGCTGTTGCTGGTAGCGCATTCGAAGTCGTTGGTGACCAGATGACCGGTCCGCTGATCTACGGCTTTTCCGAAGACGCAGTGGCCGCCGCCAAGGTGGTGGCCGACTTCGCGAAGACCAACGACAAGTTGGTGATTCGCGGCGGCGCGTTTGGCGGCAAGGTCCTGGACGTCGAGGGCGTGAAGCAACTGGCCAACATCCCTTCCAAGGAAGTGCTGTTGTCGCAATTGCTGGGCTTGATGCAATCCCCGATCTCTCGTACCGCCCGCGTGCTCGCGGCGCTGGCCGAGAAGCGTGGTGGTGGCGAAGCTGCACCCGCCGATGCACCGGCAGAAGCGCAGGCCGCTTGA
- the nusG gene encoding transcription termination/antitermination protein NusG codes for MTDDVVETTPSSPEEENTSVLAPAANPDLRWYVVHAYSGMEKAVERNITERINRAGMQDKFGRILVPTEEVVEIKNGQKRTTERRFFPGYVLVEMIMDDESWHLVKHTNKVTGFVGGAKNRPAPISQKEVEDIVSQMQQGTEKPRHKVEFTVGEFVRVKEGPFTDFNGTVEDVNYEKSKVSVSVMIFGRATPVELEFGQVEKT; via the coding sequence ATGACTGACGACGTTGTTGAAACCACGCCGAGCAGCCCGGAAGAGGAAAACACCTCCGTGCTGGCTCCCGCCGCCAACCCTGACTTGCGTTGGTACGTGGTGCATGCCTATTCGGGCATGGAAAAGGCCGTCGAACGCAACATCACCGAGCGCATCAACCGCGCCGGCATGCAGGACAAGTTCGGCCGCATCCTGGTTCCGACCGAAGAAGTAGTCGAGATCAAGAACGGCCAGAAGCGCACCACCGAGCGCCGCTTCTTCCCGGGCTACGTGCTGGTCGAAATGATCATGGACGACGAGAGCTGGCACCTGGTGAAGCACACCAACAAGGTGACGGGTTTTGTCGGTGGTGCCAAGAACCGCCCGGCCCCGATCTCGCAGAAAGAGGTCGAGGACATCGTCAGCCAGATGCAGCAGGGCACCGAGAAGCCGCGCCACAAGGTCGAGTTCACCGTGGGCGAATTCGTGCGCGTCAAGGAAGGCCCGTTCACCGACTTCAACGGCACCGTCGAAGACGTGAACTACGAAAAGAGCAAGGTCAGCGTGTCGGTCATGATTTTCGGCCGCGCAACGCCTGTGGAACTCGAATTCGGCCAGGTCGAAAAGACCTGA
- a CDS encoding uracil-DNA glycosylase — translation MSRPDQLASSDPADWPVAPGWQPLVDGFFGGVVGQKLLGFLRERLDAGAVIFPPQPLRALELTPPEDVRVVILGQDPYHGRGQAEGLAFSVAPGVALPPSLRNIFKELQRDLGAAPPPFPNPGGSLVKWATRGVLLLNTCLTVEEGQPASHSGRGWEVLTDAVIRHVSEGAKPVVFMLWGSHAQSKRALIDIDRHKVLMSNHPSPLSAMRPPVPFIGCGHFGEARAWREAHQQGG, via the coding sequence ATGAGCCGACCCGATCAGCTGGCGAGCAGCGACCCTGCCGACTGGCCGGTGGCGCCGGGCTGGCAGCCGCTGGTCGATGGGTTCTTCGGCGGCGTCGTGGGGCAGAAGCTGCTGGGTTTCTTGCGTGAGCGCCTCGATGCCGGTGCCGTAATTTTCCCGCCCCAGCCGCTGCGGGCGCTCGAACTGACGCCACCCGAAGACGTGCGCGTGGTGATCCTGGGCCAGGACCCGTACCACGGGCGTGGCCAGGCCGAGGGGTTGGCCTTTTCGGTGGCCCCCGGCGTAGCGCTGCCGCCGTCGCTGCGCAACATCTTCAAGGAGCTTCAGCGCGACCTTGGAGCGGCTCCGCCGCCGTTCCCCAACCCGGGTGGCAGCCTAGTGAAGTGGGCGACCCGCGGGGTGCTGCTTCTCAACACCTGCCTCACGGTGGAAGAGGGGCAGCCGGCCAGCCATTCAGGGCGCGGCTGGGAGGTGCTGACCGATGCCGTCATCCGACATGTATCAGAGGGCGCAAAACCTGTTGTTTTTATGCTGTGGGGCTCGCATGCGCAAAGCAAGCGCGCACTGATCGACATCGACCGACACAAGGTGTTGATGTCGAACCATCCCTCGCCCCTTTCCGCGATGCGCCCGCCCGTGCCCTTCATCGGCTGCGGGCATTTTGGCGAAGCGCGTGCCTGGAGGGAGGCGCACCAGCAAGGCGGCTGA
- the rpoB gene encoding DNA-directed RNA polymerase subunit beta, which produces MAQSSAYSYTERKRIRKSFGNRDSVVEIPYLLQMQKDAYTAFLQAGIPPKQRTVEGLQAAFDAAFPIVSHNGFVEMKFLEYNLAKPAFDVRECQTRGLTFASAVRAKVQLIIYDRESSTSQSKVVKEVKEQEVYMGEVPLMTEKGSFIINGTERVIVSQLHRSPGVFFEHDKGKTHSSGKLLFSARVIPYRGSWLDFEFDPKDMLYFRVDRRRKMPVTILLKAIGLNPESILANFFVNDNFRLMDSGAQMEFVPERLRGEVARFDITDKSGKVVVAKDKRVTARHTRELEQSGTTHISVPEDFLVGRVIARNIVDADSGEILAKANDELTEALLKKLRTAGVQDIQVIYTNELDQGAYISQTLRIDETVDEFAARVAIYRMMRPGEPPTEDAVQALFQRLFYNPDTYDLSRVGRMKFNAKVGRDESTGPMVLTNEDILAVVKILVDLRNGNGEVDDIDHLGNRRVRCVGELAENQYRTGLARIEKAVKERLGQAEQEPLMPHDLINSKPISAALKEFFGASQLSQFMDQTNPLSEITHKRRVSALGPGGLTRERAGFEVRDVHVTHYGRVCPIETPEGPNIGLINSLALYARLNEYGFIETPYRRVVDGKVTMDIDYLSAIEEGKYVIAQANAVLDKDGKLIGDLVSAREAGESILVGAERVQYMDVSPAQIVSVAASLVPFLEHDDANRALMGANMQRQAVPVLRPEKPIVGTGIERVSAVDSGTVVTATRGGIVDYVDATRIVVRVNDAEAAAGEVGVDIYNLIKYQRSNQNTNIHQRPIVKRGDKIAKGDVVADGASTDLGELALGQNMLIAFMPWNGYNFEDSILISERVVAEDRYTSIHIEELVVMARDTKLGAEEITRDIPNLAEQQLNRLDESGIIYVGAEVQPGDTLVGKVTPKGETTLTPEEKLLRAIFGEKASDVKDTSLRVDQGSQGTVIDVQVFTREGITRDKRAQQIIDDELKRFRLDLNDQLRIVEADAFDRIEKLLTGKVANGGPNKLAKGTKLDKAYLSSVEKFHWFDIRPADDEVATQLESIKNSLEQTRHSFDLAFEEKRKKLTQGDELPAGVLKMVKVYLAVKRRLQPGDKMAGRHGNKGVVSKIVPVEDMPHMADGTPCDICLNPLGVPSRMNVGQVLEVHLGWAGKGIGQRIGDLLQQEAKVAELRKFMEQLYNGSGRKEDLSKLSDTDVLEMAANLQSGATFATPVFDGASEEEIRGMLKLAYPDDIAKLKGLTDTRTQAYLFDGRTGDQFERPVTVGYMHFLKLHHLVDDKMHARSTGPYSLVTQQPLGGKAQFGGQRFGEMEVWALEAYGAAYVLQEMLTVKSDDVQGRTKVYESIVKGEHTIEAGMPESFNVLVKEIRSLGLDIELERS; this is translated from the coding sequence ATGGCCCAATCGTCCGCGTACAGTTACACCGAACGCAAGCGCATCCGAAAAAGTTTCGGTAACCGCGACAGCGTCGTCGAAATCCCCTACCTGCTGCAGATGCAGAAAGACGCGTACACCGCGTTCCTGCAAGCCGGCATTCCGCCAAAACAACGCACCGTCGAAGGCCTTCAGGCCGCGTTCGACGCAGCCTTCCCGATCGTCTCGCACAATGGTTTTGTCGAGATGAAGTTCCTCGAGTACAACCTCGCGAAGCCGGCTTTCGACGTGCGCGAATGCCAGACCCGCGGTCTGACTTTCGCCTCGGCCGTGCGCGCCAAGGTGCAGCTCATCATCTATGACCGCGAGTCGTCGACGTCGCAGTCGAAGGTGGTCAAGGAAGTGAAGGAACAAGAGGTCTACATGGGCGAAGTGCCGCTCATGACCGAAAAGGGTTCGTTCATCATCAACGGCACCGAGCGCGTGATCGTCTCGCAGCTGCACCGTTCGCCCGGCGTGTTCTTCGAACACGACAAGGGCAAGACGCACAGCTCGGGCAAGCTCCTGTTCTCGGCCCGCGTGATTCCCTACCGCGGCTCGTGGCTCGACTTCGAGTTCGACCCGAAGGACATGCTGTACTTCCGCGTCGACCGTCGCCGCAAGATGCCCGTGACGATCCTGCTGAAGGCCATCGGCCTGAACCCGGAATCGATCCTCGCGAACTTCTTCGTGAACGACAACTTCCGCCTGATGGACAGCGGCGCGCAGATGGAATTCGTTCCCGAGCGCCTGCGCGGCGAAGTCGCGCGCTTCGACATCACCGACAAGTCGGGCAAGGTCGTGGTCGCCAAGGACAAGCGCGTGACCGCGCGCCACACGCGTGAACTCGAGCAGTCGGGCACCACGCACATCAGCGTGCCGGAAGACTTCCTGGTCGGCCGCGTCATCGCCCGCAACATCGTCGACGCCGACTCCGGCGAAATCCTGGCCAAGGCCAACGACGAGCTGACCGAAGCGCTGCTGAAGAAGCTGCGCACGGCCGGCGTGCAAGACATCCAGGTGATCTACACCAACGAACTCGACCAGGGCGCGTACATCTCGCAAACCCTGCGCATTGACGAGACGGTGGACGAGTTTGCCGCCCGCGTGGCCATCTACCGCATGATGCGCCCCGGCGAGCCGCCGACGGAAGACGCCGTGCAGGCCCTGTTCCAGCGTCTGTTCTACAACCCGGACACGTACGACCTGTCGCGCGTCGGCCGCATGAAGTTCAACGCCAAGGTCGGCCGCGACGAATCGACCGGCCCGATGGTGCTGACCAACGAAGACATCCTGGCCGTGGTCAAGATCCTCGTTGACCTGCGCAACGGCAACGGCGAAGTCGACGACATCGACCACCTTGGCAACCGCCGCGTGCGTTGCGTCGGTGAACTGGCCGAAAACCAGTACCGCACCGGCCTCGCGCGTATCGAGAAGGCCGTGAAGGAACGTCTGGGCCAGGCGGAGCAAGAGCCGCTGATGCCGCACGACCTGATCAACAGCAAGCCGATCTCGGCCGCGCTGAAGGAGTTCTTCGGTGCTTCGCAGCTGTCGCAGTTCATGGACCAGACGAACCCGCTGTCCGAAATCACCCACAAGCGCCGCGTGTCGGCCCTTGGCCCGGGTGGTCTGACGCGTGAACGTGCAGGCTTCGAAGTGCGCGACGTGCACGTGACCCACTACGGCCGCGTGTGCCCGATCGAAACGCCTGAAGGCCCGAACATCGGCCTGATCAACTCGCTGGCCCTGTACGCCCGCCTGAACGAATACGGCTTCATCGAGACGCCGTACCGCCGCGTGGTGGATGGCAAGGTCACGATGGACATCGACTACCTGTCGGCCATCGAAGAAGGCAAGTACGTCATCGCCCAGGCCAATGCGGTGCTGGACAAGGACGGCAAGCTGATCGGCGACCTGGTCTCCGCGCGTGAAGCCGGCGAATCGATCCTGGTGGGCGCCGAACGCGTCCAGTACATGGACGTGTCGCCCGCGCAGATCGTGTCGGTGGCCGCCTCGCTCGTGCCGTTCCTCGAGCACGACGATGCGAACCGCGCGCTGATGGGCGCCAACATGCAGCGCCAGGCCGTGCCTGTGCTGCGTCCTGAAAAGCCGATCGTCGGTACCGGTATCGAGCGCGTTTCCGCGGTCGACTCGGGTACCGTTGTCACGGCCACCCGCGGCGGTATCGTCGACTACGTCGACGCGACCCGCATCGTGGTGCGCGTGAACGACGCCGAAGCGGCTGCAGGTGAAGTCGGTGTGGACATCTACAACCTGATCAAGTATCAGCGTTCGAACCAGAACACCAACATCCACCAGCGTCCGATCGTCAAGCGCGGCGACAAGATCGCCAAGGGCGACGTGGTGGCCGATGGCGCATCGACCGACCTCGGCGAACTGGCTCTCGGCCAGAACATGCTGATCGCGTTCATGCCCTGGAACGGCTACAACTTCGAAGACTCGATCCTGATCTCGGAACGCGTCGTCGCGGAAGACCGCTACACCTCGATCCACATCGAGGAACTGGTGGTGATGGCTCGCGACACCAAGCTGGGTGCCGAAGAAATCACGCGCGACATTCCGAACCTGGCCGAGCAGCAGCTCAACCGCCTCGACGAATCCGGCATCATCTATGTCGGCGCCGAAGTGCAGCCGGGCGACACGCTGGTGGGCAAGGTCACGCCGAAGGGCGAGACCACGCTCACGCCTGAAGAGAAGCTGCTTCGCGCCATCTTCGGCGAGAAGGCTTCCGACGTGAAGGACACCTCGCTGCGCGTGGACCAGGGCTCGCAAGGCACCGTGATCGACGTGCAGGTGTTCACCCGCGAAGGCATCACGCGCGACAAGCGCGCCCAGCAGATCATCGACGACGAGCTCAAGCGTTTCCGCCTCGACCTGAACGACCAGCTTCGCATTGTCGAAGCCGACGCGTTCGACCGTATCGAGAAGCTCCTGACCGGCAAGGTCGCCAACGGCGGCCCGAACAAGCTGGCCAAGGGCACCAAGCTCGACAAGGCCTACCTGTCGTCGGTCGAGAAGTTCCACTGGTTCGACATCCGCCCGGCGGACGACGAAGTGGCAACGCAGCTCGAGTCGATCAAGAACTCGCTGGAGCAGACGCGCCACAGCTTCGACCTCGCGTTCGAAGAAAAGCGCAAGAAGCTCACGCAGGGCGACGAACTGCCCGCGGGCGTGCTCAAGATGGTCAAGGTCTACCTGGCCGTCAAGCGCCGCCTGCAGCCCGGCGACAAGATGGCCGGCCGCCACGGCAACAAGGGTGTGGTGTCGAAGATCGTTCCGGTCGAAGACATGCCCCACATGGCCGACGGCACGCCGTGCGACATCTGCCTGAACCCGCTGGGCGTGCCTTCGCGGATGAACGTGGGCCAGGTGCTCGAAGTGCACCTCGGCTGGGCCGGCAAGGGCATCGGCCAGCGCATCGGCGACCTGCTGCAGCAAGAGGCCAAGGTGGCCGAGCTGCGCAAGTTCATGGAGCAGCTGTACAACGGCTCGGGCCGCAAGGAAGACCTCAGCAAGCTGAGCGACACCGACGTGCTCGAAATGGCAGCCAACCTGCAGAGCGGCGCGACCTTCGCCACGCCGGTGTTCGACGGCGCCTCGGAAGAAGAAATCCGCGGCATGCTGAAGCTCGCCTACCCGGACGACATCGCCAAGCTCAAGGGCCTGACCGATACGCGCACCCAGGCGTACCTGTTCGACGGCCGCACCGGCGACCAGTTCGAGCGTCCCGTCACCGTCGGCTACATGCACTTCCTGAAGCTGCATCACCTGGTGGACGACAAGATGCACGCCCGTTCGACCGGCCCGTACTCGCTTGTCACGCAGCAACCGCTGGGCGGCAAGGCGCAATTCGGCGGCCAGCGTTTCGGTGAAATGGAAGTGTGGGCGCTGGAAGCTTACGGCGCCGCCTACGTCCTGCAGGAAATGCTGACCGTGAAGTCCGACGACGTGCAAGGCCGTACCAAGGTGTACGAAAGCATCGTCAAGGGCGAACACACGATCGAAGCCGGCATGCCGGAATCGTTCAACGTGCTGGTCAAGGAAATCCGTTCGCTGGGTCTCGACATCGAGCTCGAGCGTTCGTAA
- the rplL gene encoding 50S ribosomal protein L7/L12, with the protein MAFDKDAFLTALDSMTVLELNDLVKAIEEKFGVSAAAMAAPAGAGGGATAATAEEQTEFNVMLMDAGANKVSAIKAVREITGLGLKEAKDLVEAAPKAVKEGLSKADAEAAKKKLEDAGAKVELK; encoded by the coding sequence ATGGCATTCGATAAAGACGCATTTCTGACCGCGCTCGACAGCATGACGGTCCTGGAACTCAACGACCTGGTGAAAGCCATCGAAGAGAAGTTCGGCGTGAGCGCCGCTGCAATGGCTGCCCCCGCCGGCGCTGGTGGTGGTGCTACCGCCGCTACTGCCGAAGAGCAGACCGAGTTCAACGTCATGCTGATGGATGCAGGCGCGAACAAGGTTTCGGCCATTAAGGCTGTGCGCGAAATCACCGGCCTGGGCCTCAAGGAAGCCAAGGACCTGGTGGAAGCCGCTCCCAAGGCAGTCAAGGAAGGCCTGTCGAAGGCTGACGCTGAAGCCGCCAAGAAGAAGCTGGAAGATGCCGGCGCCAAGGTGGAACTGAAGTAA